One window of Psychrobacillus sp. FSL H8-0483 genomic DNA carries:
- a CDS encoding response regulator has product MTKQIEILIVEDDKRISDIHRRFIEKIEGFQVIGSANTGEEAKDWIISYMPDLVLLDVYLPDTLGTDLLSVIQEHSPDTDIIFITAAAEADIVKKAFRSGVADYMLKPLTFEKFKESLHAYKAKRDILTGKGNVQEELIKSLWNNTVTPINHTESIPPKGIDPMTKDKIVNQIQTIKEGITAESLGLQVGVSRSTARRYLEYLVSERLVYAELTYGTVGRPERRYFIQSS; this is encoded by the coding sequence ATGACAAAGCAAATTGAAATATTAATAGTGGAAGATGATAAAAGAATTTCTGACATTCATAGACGATTTATTGAAAAGATAGAAGGGTTTCAGGTTATCGGTTCTGCCAATACAGGGGAAGAGGCAAAGGATTGGATTATTTCTTATATGCCAGACCTTGTCTTATTGGATGTGTACCTACCGGATACTTTAGGTACGGACTTATTATCTGTTATTCAGGAGCATAGTCCAGATACGGATATTATTTTCATCACTGCAGCTGCAGAGGCAGATATTGTGAAAAAAGCATTTCGAAGTGGCGTAGCGGATTATATGTTAAAACCATTAACGTTTGAAAAATTCAAAGAAAGTCTACACGCTTATAAAGCCAAAAGAGATATTCTTACGGGCAAAGGAAATGTCCAAGAAGAGCTTATCAAGTCACTTTGGAACAATACAGTAACGCCAATAAATCATACAGAGTCCATTCCTCCAAAAGGAATCGATCCAATGACAAAAGATAAAATAGTAAATCAGATTCAAACAATTAAGGAAGGGATTACTGCCGAATCACTTGGCTTACAAGTGGGTGTGAGCCGTTCCACTGCAAGACGCTATTTGGAATATCTAGTATCCGAAAGGCTAGTTTATGCAGAGTTGACTTACGGAACAGTGGGCAGACCGGAACGGAGATATTTCATTCAGTCATCGTGA
- a CDS encoding sulfite exporter TauE/SafE family protein: protein MEFILFFMVGVVGNVVGTLVGGGGLISLPTMLLMGLPVHSAIGANKVSNTVSSLTSFLVIFKQKEVTTKEALSVVAFCLGGGILGGLIASFLTGETLTIIAIVLLSFAFITSFIGKGNFEGTESLRVNKKTGPALLGIGMYDGMFGPGSSTLAMYLYASQKIAYIRAVGLSRIGVFASCFGASITYISTGKIIWPLTLALMLGAIVGAQLGVRLARKLKSQHVKPLLRIITVLLIMQIVVDYFK from the coding sequence ATGGAATTTATCCTCTTTTTTATGGTAGGAGTTGTAGGAAATGTCGTCGGCACATTAGTAGGAGGGGGAGGGCTTATTAGCTTACCAACGATGCTACTTATGGGCCTACCTGTTCACTCAGCAATTGGTGCGAACAAAGTATCCAATACAGTCAGTTCACTTACTAGCTTCCTTGTTATATTTAAACAGAAGGAAGTTACAACCAAAGAAGCGCTTTCGGTTGTGGCGTTTTGTTTAGGTGGAGGTATTTTAGGCGGACTTATCGCCTCATTTTTGACCGGCGAAACATTGACCATAATCGCAATTGTATTACTCAGTTTTGCATTTATTACTTCCTTCATAGGAAAAGGAAACTTTGAAGGAACAGAATCTTTACGTGTGAATAAAAAAACAGGGCCTGCATTACTTGGAATTGGTATGTACGATGGCATGTTTGGGCCAGGGAGCAGCACACTTGCCATGTATTTATATGCAAGCCAAAAGATTGCTTATATTCGTGCGGTTGGTCTGTCTCGCATTGGAGTATTCGCCAGTTGCTTTGGTGCATCCATTACGTATATATCCACAGGTAAGATTATTTGGCCGCTAACACTTGCTTTAATGCTAGGAGCAATTGTAGGTGCCCAGCTTGGAGTACGATTAGCAAGAAAATTAAAATCACAACATGTTAAACCACTACTTCGAATAATTACAGTTCTATTAATCATGCAAATTGTGGTAGATTATTTTAAATAA
- a CDS encoding LytTR family DNA-binding domain-containing protein — MKVSLNIDSDFKETKVKIETPELSDSVQEILDFIKGHETQFLVGKVGEMQHILKPGEIHYFHTENEGVVAITTSGSYKLKEKLYELEEMLPSNKFIRLSKSVIANLHELSRFEASFNGTLCVYFKSGAKEYVSRTYVNAIKEALKMNRRKNE; from the coding sequence ATGAAAGTATCATTAAACATTGATAGTGATTTTAAAGAAACAAAAGTAAAGATTGAAACTCCAGAGTTAAGTGATTCTGTGCAAGAGATTCTCGACTTTATCAAGGGACACGAAACCCAATTCCTTGTTGGAAAAGTTGGCGAAATGCAGCACATTTTAAAACCTGGTGAAATTCACTATTTCCATACCGAAAATGAAGGAGTTGTCGCTATAACTACTTCTGGTTCCTATAAATTAAAAGAGAAACTGTACGAATTGGAGGAAATGCTTCCTTCCAATAAATTTATCCGCCTTTCGAAATCAGTCATTGCAAACTTACATGAATTAAGTCGTTTTGAGGCATCGTTTAACGGAACACTTTGTGTGTATTTTAAATCGGGTGCTAAAGAATATGTCTCCCGAACTTACGTCAATGCTATTAAAGAGGCCTTGAAGATGAACAGGAGGAAAAATGAATGA
- a CDS encoding PQQ-dependent sugar dehydrogenase codes for MKRLLLLSFILFGCTNEEIVAEKVATNLNTPWSINQYEDTFYISERVGTIAKITSDGKVVHEDVRLSNDLSNASEAGLLGFVLKRNFANSQEAFAYYTYDQNGDAFNRVVTIKRIDGAWHETAIHLDGIPTGNIHHGGRLEIGPDGLLYVTIGDAGNPDNAQDHTTYNGKILRMKEDGSFEIFSTGHRNPQGLAWDSNGTLYEAEHGQTANDEINRIEQGKNYGYPVIQGTKTKEGLETPIITSGNNETWAPSGITFHKGKLYVATLRGEAIKVIDLPTNKVERSIIGFGRVRDVFSDGESLYFITNNTDGRGSPSADDDVLYKLNE; via the coding sequence ATGAAGAGGTTATTACTCTTATCGTTTATTTTATTCGGCTGTACGAATGAAGAAATAGTTGCAGAAAAAGTTGCTACCAATTTAAACACTCCATGGTCTATTAATCAATATGAAGATACCTTCTATATATCCGAGCGTGTCGGAACGATTGCTAAAATAACGAGTGATGGCAAGGTTGTGCATGAGGATGTGAGGCTTTCTAATGATTTATCTAATGCTTCAGAAGCCGGTTTACTTGGATTTGTATTGAAGCGTAATTTTGCCAATTCACAGGAAGCATTCGCTTACTACACCTACGATCAAAATGGAGATGCCTTCAATCGCGTCGTAACAATAAAACGGATAGATGGGGCTTGGCATGAAACAGCAATTCACCTAGACGGGATTCCTACAGGCAATATCCATCACGGCGGTCGACTAGAAATCGGACCTGATGGCCTTCTATACGTAACGATAGGGGATGCAGGTAATCCCGATAACGCTCAGGATCATACAACATATAACGGAAAGATTTTGCGAATGAAGGAGGATGGCTCTTTCGAAATCTTTTCCACAGGACATCGAAATCCACAGGGACTAGCTTGGGATTCGAACGGCACACTTTACGAAGCAGAACATGGGCAAACGGCAAATGATGAAATAAATCGAATCGAACAAGGGAAAAACTATGGTTACCCAGTTATTCAAGGGACTAAAACAAAAGAGGGATTAGAGACACCAATCATTACTTCCGGTAACAATGAAACGTGGGCTCCTTCGGGTATTACTTTCCACAAAGGAAAACTATATGTTGCTACTTTAAGGGGTGAAGCAATCAAGGTTATTGATCTACCCACAAATAAAGTCGAGCGTTCGATCATAGGATTCGGACGTGTACGTGATGTATTTTCTGACGGAGAATCGCTTTACTTTATTACGAATAATACGGATGGTCGTGGGTCACCAAGCGCAGATGACGATGTGTTATATAAATTAAATGAGTAA
- a CDS encoding ABC transporter permease codes for MLITQLKYDLLMFSREIFYLVFSVFVPPAAYIFMGQLFGDQSYAGLSYAQTYTPSYILLITFTVVFFAYGFDQVTHRTTGVEKRIRLSPVSKTTLLLSSIIRSTIITSLGYVLIYAIGMVMYDLQFRFMEALASYGFFILLNAALLIMASAIYSFFKNMNSALVFSIVSFQVVMFTGGFAMPINLMPKFIQVIADFNPLYHMNTLFIAVWNGQLILDNSTLLSIGYILVLVIISLVVISIMNKRKN; via the coding sequence ATGTTAATCACACAATTAAAATATGACTTATTAATGTTTTCAAGGGAGATTTTTTATTTAGTATTTAGCGTTTTTGTACCGCCCGCAGCGTATATTTTCATGGGGCAATTGTTTGGGGACCAAAGTTATGCTGGCTTAAGTTATGCACAAACGTACACCCCTTCCTATATTTTGCTCATTACGTTTACTGTCGTCTTCTTTGCTTACGGTTTTGACCAGGTGACCCATCGCACAACGGGAGTAGAGAAACGAATTAGGCTTTCACCTGTTTCGAAAACTACACTCTTGCTGTCTAGTATCATCCGTTCGACTATCATTACTAGCTTAGGATATGTGCTCATTTACGCAATCGGCATGGTTATGTATGATTTGCAGTTCCGGTTCATGGAGGCACTCGCTTCTTATGGATTCTTCATCTTACTAAATGCAGCGCTTCTCATTATGGCATCTGCCATTTATTCCTTCTTTAAGAATATGAATAGTGCTTTAGTGTTCTCCATTGTGAGTTTCCAAGTCGTTATGTTTACGGGTGGTTTTGCCATGCCGATTAACCTAATGCCAAAGTTTATTCAAGTCATTGCAGACTTTAATCCGTTGTATCATATGAATACATTATTTATCGCTGTATGGAATGGTCAGCTAATATTAGACAATAGTACACTCCTCTCCATTGGCTACATTCTTGTACTTGTCATTATCTCTTTAGTAGTTATCAGTATCATGAATAAACGAAAAAATTGA
- a CDS encoding DUF3021 domain-containing protein, with translation MKTFLFRSMIGIFFGAFIAVLSTNAVVLFSGREMLDGQLFLKNSLGSIACGWLFSVSSLYFEIPNLRLSQQTALHFMTAVILYFLLAFGIGWIPFHLTSFLVAIVLFITVYVVHWLSFYLYFKSQAKKLNEELDLL, from the coding sequence ATGAAAACCTTTCTATTTAGAAGTATGATTGGCATTTTCTTCGGTGCATTCATTGCTGTGCTTTCCACAAATGCAGTCGTCCTATTTAGTGGGAGAGAAATGCTCGATGGTCAATTGTTCTTAAAAAACTCATTAGGGAGTATCGCGTGTGGATGGCTATTCTCCGTATCCTCTCTTTACTTTGAAATTCCAAATCTGCGATTATCCCAACAGACTGCTCTTCATTTTATGACAGCCGTTATTCTATACTTCCTGTTAGCTTTTGGAATTGGCTGGATCCCTTTTCATTTGACTAGCTTTTTAGTTGCAATCGTCCTTTTCATTACAGTCTATGTCGTACATTGGCTATCTTTCTATCTATATTTCAAATCGCAAGCGAAGAAGTTAAATGAAGAATTGGATTTGCTATAA
- a CDS encoding YitT family protein, which produces MKLIKLYKLYFFDLLFKIPWIISGAILTAISLEVILLPNGLIDGGITGISIMLSEKLGFSLSILLFFLNIPFVLLGYKHLGKRFAFSATLGIFSLTIATGVLEKFPLYLEGNSILIIIIGGILLGMGIGIVLRNGGALDGTDVLALLFSSKTSFSVGESILAINIFIFIFALLLFGWKGALISIITYFIATTVIDFVRI; this is translated from the coding sequence TTGAAATTGATAAAACTATATAAGCTATATTTTTTTGATCTCCTCTTTAAAATTCCATGGATAATTTCAGGAGCCATACTCACAGCTATTAGTCTTGAAGTGATTTTATTACCAAACGGTTTGATTGATGGAGGCATTACAGGTATTTCCATTATGCTTTCTGAAAAACTAGGATTTTCGTTAAGTATTTTACTTTTCTTCTTAAATATCCCCTTTGTCCTTTTAGGTTATAAACATTTAGGGAAACGTTTTGCTTTTTCAGCTACACTAGGTATCTTTTCTTTAACGATTGCAACAGGTGTTTTAGAAAAATTCCCACTTTACCTTGAAGGGAATTCAATATTAATCATAATTATAGGTGGGATTTTACTGGGAATGGGGATAGGGATTGTCCTTCGTAATGGAGGGGCTTTAGATGGTACTGATGTGTTAGCATTACTTTTCTCAAGTAAAACGTCATTTTCTGTGGGAGAATCCATTCTTGCAATTAATATCTTCATTTTTATTTTTGCTTTACTCCTATTTGGATGGAAAGGTGCTTTAATTTCAATAATTACTTATTTTATTGCAACGACTGTTATTGATTTCGTCCGGATTTAG
- a CDS encoding AEC family transporter codes for MVYLGMVFFQVVAPILIMLGIGAGLQLKFQFNLKALSNLITYCLMPAAVFINIYETKVNAGVLSEIVIYLVIFSICLMVLSSIISKLLRLNRNQSAIYKNSIVLINSGNYGIPVSQMLFAANPLGTSIQIIIVIFQNIITYTYGLYNLISSTKSGLDILRSLLRLPLVHALILGAVMNFWDIGIPIFLRIPLDYLANAFISIALITLGAQLAQLDIKTIFNKVILTSTFGRLILGPILALGLILLMGIEGVVAQSLFIASAFPTSRNSSTLALEYDIEANLAAQIVLFSTVVSCITVTIVIYISNILWG; via the coding sequence ATGGTATATTTGGGAATGGTGTTTTTTCAAGTGGTTGCCCCTATTCTGATTATGCTTGGGATTGGAGCAGGTCTGCAGCTGAAGTTTCAGTTTAACTTGAAGGCGTTATCAAATTTGATTACGTATTGTTTAATGCCGGCTGCTGTTTTTATTAATATTTATGAAACAAAAGTGAATGCAGGGGTATTGAGTGAAATTGTCATCTACTTGGTGATTTTCAGTATTTGTTTAATGGTATTGAGTTCTATCATTAGTAAACTCCTAAGGTTAAATAGAAATCAATCAGCCATATACAAAAATAGTATTGTTTTAATAAACTCCGGTAATTATGGTATACCTGTTAGCCAGATGCTATTCGCCGCGAATCCTCTTGGTACGTCAATTCAAATTATCATTGTGATTTTTCAAAACATTATTACGTATACATATGGCTTATATAATTTAATTTCTTCTACCAAGTCGGGGTTAGATATTTTGCGTAGCTTGCTTCGATTACCTCTTGTTCATGCGTTGATCCTTGGGGCAGTGATGAATTTTTGGGATATCGGTATTCCTATCTTTTTGCGAATTCCGCTTGATTATTTAGCGAATGCGTTTATTTCAATTGCGCTCATTACGTTGGGTGCGCAATTAGCTCAACTCGATATTAAAACGATATTTAATAAGGTTATATTAACAAGCACGTTTGGTCGATTAATCTTAGGTCCGATCCTTGCGCTTGGGTTGATCCTGTTGATGGGCATTGAAGGGGTAGTGGCGCAATCATTATTTATCGCAAGCGCATTTCCGACCTCTCGGAATAGCTCCACGCTTGCACTGGAGTACGATATAGAAGCCAATTTAGCAGCACAGATTGTGTTGTTTTCAACAGTCGTTAGCTGTATTACAGTAACGATTGTGATTTATATTTCGAATATTTTGTGGGGGTAG
- a CDS encoding ABC transporter ATP-binding protein, protein MNIIEVSNLKKAYGTNNVLQGVEFQAKAGEVIGVIGKNGAGKSTFLEILMTIKQYDAGKVVVLENDIKSISTNRLEEVRKQISVVLQPTQFYKMLKVEELLKLFKSYYKSSVDIKQIMVDFKLEPYRKKYFDKLSGGWKQIVSLAIAFLSEPKLLILDEPTTGLDPHMRNILWSYITEYNNRTGGTVILTTHNMDEIELYCDKVMLINNGVNEVFDTTEGILASGYSSIHEFYLKKVSI, encoded by the coding sequence GTGAATATCATCGAAGTCAGCAATCTTAAAAAAGCGTACGGTACGAACAATGTGTTACAAGGGGTGGAATTTCAAGCAAAGGCTGGTGAAGTAATTGGAGTCATCGGAAAAAACGGGGCTGGTAAATCAACCTTTTTAGAAATACTCATGACGATTAAGCAGTACGACGCGGGGAAAGTCGTTGTTTTGGAGAACGATATTAAGTCTATATCGACCAATCGATTAGAGGAAGTTCGAAAACAAATTTCCGTCGTATTGCAGCCAACTCAGTTTTATAAAATGTTGAAAGTGGAGGAATTGTTGAAGCTTTTTAAGTCGTATTACAAATCATCGGTCGATATTAAACAAATTATGGTTGACTTTAAATTGGAGCCTTATCGTAAGAAGTACTTCGATAAGCTTTCGGGTGGCTGGAAGCAAATCGTGAGTCTTGCTATCGCATTTTTATCTGAACCGAAACTGCTTATATTGGATGAACCAACTACCGGACTAGACCCACATATGCGCAACATTCTTTGGTCTTACATTACGGAATACAATAATCGTACTGGTGGCACGGTCATTTTGACGACACATAATATGGATGAAATTGAGCTTTATTGCGATAAGGTAATGTTGATCAATAACGGGGTCAATGAAGTGTTCGATACAACAGAAGGAATTTTAGCATCCGGTTATAGTTCGATCCATGAATTTTATCTGAAGAAAGTATCTATTTAA
- a CDS encoding sensor histidine kinase → MKKSSLQARIFRFGALFVTLVAIVIGISFYFIISNAIERQIGERALSIAITTAERPDIVAGFQVENPTEVLQPIASAIEESTGAEYVVIGNKDGIRYAHPVVERIGQKMVGDDNEQALQFGKSYISEATGTLGTALRGKAPVMDENGEIIGIISVGFLKDNISTIFMQYVDNITYIVVIAILIGIIGSSILARNIKKELFDLEPSEIANLFTERNALIESVREGIIMVDANGIITMVNLAAHEILSLPEQTELVGRNIWEVIPNTNLPHVMASGEGQLDRPMEIRGKKVIVNRIPIRVGDEIVGAVSSFRLQSDIDRLAEELSQVKQYTEALRAQTHEYNNFLYTISGLIQLNSYDEALSLIHVETAEHQSLIQFMTKRLRDPFLGGIVIGFLNRAKELKVRFILDEDSYLENLPKHLQKHLFVSIIGNLVTNGFEAVECFPEEERVVRVLIFDNGEEILIEVEDSGKGISEKVLDVVWKEKVSTKSGENRGYGLVKVKENLDDLGGSIALERGDLGGALFIVSIPKRGYLHDKAN, encoded by the coding sequence ATGAAAAAGAGTTCTTTACAAGCACGTATTTTCAGATTTGGAGCACTTTTTGTAACTTTAGTGGCAATTGTGATCGGCATATCTTTTTACTTTATTATTTCAAATGCTATTGAACGGCAAATAGGGGAGAGAGCGCTAAGTATCGCGATCACAACAGCGGAACGACCAGATATTGTAGCTGGTTTCCAAGTGGAAAATCCAACGGAGGTATTGCAACCAATCGCTTCTGCTATTGAAGAGAGTACAGGAGCAGAGTATGTTGTTATTGGCAATAAAGACGGCATCCGCTATGCGCATCCCGTAGTGGAAAGAATCGGACAAAAAATGGTCGGCGATGATAATGAGCAAGCACTACAGTTCGGGAAGTCCTATATATCGGAAGCGACAGGTACACTTGGAACGGCTCTTCGGGGGAAGGCGCCGGTAATGGATGAAAATGGAGAAATTATTGGAATCATTTCAGTAGGTTTTTTAAAAGATAATATTTCTACCATATTTATGCAATATGTCGATAATATCACATACATCGTTGTAATAGCTATATTGATAGGAATCATAGGCTCTAGTATATTAGCTCGCAATATAAAGAAAGAATTGTTTGATTTGGAGCCATCGGAAATTGCGAATTTATTTACAGAACGTAATGCATTAATAGAATCTGTTCGGGAAGGAATTATTATGGTTGATGCGAATGGCATTATTACCATGGTGAATCTAGCAGCACATGAAATATTATCGTTACCGGAACAAACAGAATTAGTTGGTCGAAACATCTGGGAGGTAATACCGAATACGAATCTTCCGCATGTGATGGCATCAGGGGAAGGGCAATTAGATCGTCCGATGGAAATCAGGGGAAAAAAAGTAATTGTCAATCGTATTCCAATTCGTGTAGGCGACGAAATTGTAGGAGCAGTGTCTAGTTTCCGTCTTCAATCTGATATCGATCGTCTAGCGGAAGAGCTGTCACAAGTGAAGCAATATACGGAAGCATTACGTGCGCAAACACATGAGTATAATAACTTTCTATATACCATTTCAGGGCTTATACAATTAAATTCTTATGATGAAGCACTTAGTTTAATCCATGTGGAGACTGCGGAACACCAATCCTTAATTCAATTTATGACTAAGCGGTTGCGAGATCCGTTTCTCGGTGGGATTGTCATTGGTTTTTTAAATCGTGCGAAGGAATTGAAGGTGCGGTTTATTTTAGATGAAGATAGTTACTTAGAGAATTTACCAAAACATTTACAAAAGCATCTCTTTGTTTCGATTATAGGAAACTTAGTGACAAATGGGTTTGAAGCAGTAGAGTGTTTTCCTGAAGAAGAGCGTGTTGTTCGTGTGTTAATTTTCGATAATGGGGAAGAAATATTAATTGAAGTAGAAGACTCTGGTAAGGGGATATCAGAGAAAGTACTAGATGTTGTTTGGAAGGAGAAAGTATCCACAAAAAGTGGTGAGAATCGTGGATACGGCTTAGTAAAGGTAAAGGAAAATTTGGATGATTTAGGCGGTTCTATTGCTCTAGAAAGAGGGGATCTGGGAGGAGCACTGTTTATCGTTTCTATTCCAAAAAGGGGGTATTTACATGACAAAGCAAATTGA
- a CDS encoding D-2-hydroxyacid dehydrogenase family protein, translating into MKMRCAVLDDYQHVALNMADWAIISDRVEVQSFTNHFEREDQLIEAICDFDIVVIMRERTPFTASLMDQLPKLKLLITSGMRNASIDLTVATKQGVIVCGTASMSEPPTELTWALLLNLARQITKENKELRNNGPWQSTVGADLYGKRLGILGLGKIGIRMAVIAQAFGMEVIAWSQNLTKEQADKYGVQLATSKEELLETSDFVSIHLVLSDRTRGLIGTNELKLMKNSAYLINTSRAAIVDQEALIEALRENWIAGAGIDVFDMEPLPANHPYRTLQNVLATPHLGYVSEGNYSTYFREAVEDIQAFLDGKVIRQLN; encoded by the coding sequence ATGAAAATGCGTTGCGCAGTTCTAGATGATTATCAACATGTAGCACTAAATATGGCGGACTGGGCTATTATATCCGATAGGGTTGAGGTACAATCCTTCACGAATCATTTTGAAAGGGAAGACCAGCTAATCGAAGCAATTTGTGATTTTGATATAGTAGTTATTATGCGCGAGCGAACACCCTTTACTGCTTCTCTTATGGATCAACTCCCGAAACTAAAATTACTTATCACATCTGGTATGAGAAATGCATCAATCGACCTCACTGTAGCAACAAAACAAGGTGTAATTGTCTGTGGTACTGCGAGTATGTCGGAGCCACCGACAGAGTTAACTTGGGCCCTGTTATTAAATCTTGCTCGCCAAATTACAAAAGAAAACAAAGAGCTTCGAAACAATGGGCCTTGGCAAAGTACGGTAGGGGCAGACCTATACGGCAAGCGTCTAGGAATACTAGGGCTTGGGAAAATAGGAATTCGAATGGCTGTAATTGCTCAAGCATTTGGTATGGAAGTTATTGCATGGAGTCAAAACCTAACTAAAGAGCAGGCAGACAAGTATGGTGTGCAGCTAGCAACATCTAAAGAAGAACTTCTAGAGACGAGCGACTTTGTTTCGATTCATCTTGTGCTGAGTGATCGAACAAGAGGATTGATTGGTACAAATGAATTAAAGCTCATGAAAAACTCAGCTTATTTGATTAATACATCTCGAGCAGCCATTGTCGACCAAGAGGCATTAATAGAAGCACTACGTGAAAACTGGATTGCGGGAGCAGGGATAGATGTGTTTGACATGGAGCCACTTCCGGCAAATCATCCTTACCGCACGCTCCAAAATGTGTTGGCAACTCCACATCTCGGCTATGTGAGTGAGGGAAATTACAGCACATATTTTCGAGAAGCAGTGGAGGACATTCAAGCATTTCTTGATGGGAAAGTGATACGTCAACTAAACTAA